One Simonsiella muelleri ATCC 29453 DNA window includes the following coding sequences:
- the fabF gene encoding beta-ketoacyl-ACP synthase II: MNQRRVVITGLGQISPVGNNVETAWQNLLAGKSGIGKITKFDASELTCQIAGEVKDFDITQYLPPKDARRMDTFIHYGIAGALQAITDAKLDEFTELDKDRVGVNIGSGVGGLPLIEDTARGVVAHGGRKINPFFIPGCLINLISGHVTILKGYRGHNYGIVSACASGTHAIGESARLIKYGDVDVMIAGGAESAVCTLGIGGFAAMKALSTRNDDPEIASRPWDKDRDGFVMGEGAGILVLEELEHAKRRHAKIYAELVGFGASSDAYHITAPNAEGPALALSRAIKDSGLPVSEINYVNAHGTSTPLGDANETNATKSVFGEHAKKLVVSSTKSMTGHLLGAAGGVEAVYSVLAIRDQIVPPTINLVNQDFDAGCDLDYCANEARKLTINAVASNSFGFGGTNGTLVFKRFDD; the protein is encoded by the coding sequence ATGAATCAAAGACGTGTAGTCATCACAGGCTTAGGGCAAATTTCCCCCGTAGGTAATAATGTGGAAACCGCATGGCAAAATCTGCTCGCTGGCAAAAGTGGTATTGGCAAAATCACCAAATTTGATGCATCAGAATTAACATGCCAAATTGCAGGCGAAGTAAAAGACTTTGATATAACACAATATTTACCCCCAAAAGACGCTCGCCGAATGGATACATTCATTCATTACGGCATCGCTGGCGCACTGCAAGCCATCACAGATGCCAAATTGGACGAATTCACCGAATTAGACAAAGACCGCGTAGGCGTGAACATCGGCTCGGGCGTGGGTGGTTTGCCTTTGATTGAAGACACAGCGCGTGGCGTAGTCGCACATGGCGGACGCAAAATTAACCCATTTTTTATCCCTGGTTGCCTGATTAATTTAATTTCGGGACACGTTACCATCTTAAAAGGCTATCGCGGACACAATTACGGCATCGTATCAGCATGTGCATCTGGCACACACGCCATTGGCGAATCTGCACGTTTAATCAAATACGGCGATGTGGACGTGATGATTGCAGGTGGTGCAGAAAGCGCGGTTTGCACGTTGGGCATTGGTGGATTTGCGGCCATGAAAGCCTTATCCACACGCAATGACGACCCCGAAATCGCATCACGTCCTTGGGACAAAGACCGCGATGGCTTTGTGATGGGCGAAGGCGCGGGGATTTTGGTATTGGAAGAATTAGAACATGCCAAACGCCGTCATGCGAAAATTTACGCGGAATTGGTTGGATTTGGTGCAAGTTCAGATGCATATCACATCACTGCACCCAACGCAGAAGGCCCAGCTTTAGCATTGTCTCGCGCCATCAAAGACAGCGGTTTACCCGTTAGCGAAATCAATTATGTAAACGCACACGGCACATCGACCCCATTGGGCGATGCCAATGAAACCAACGCCACTAAATCCGTATTTGGCGAACACGCAAAAAAATTAGTCGTGAGTTCAACCAAATCCATGACTGGACATTTGCTCGGTGCAGCAGGTGGAGTGGAGGCAGTCTACAGCGTTTTGGCAATCCGTGACCAAATCGTCCCACCAACGATTAATTTGGTGAACCAAGATTTTGATGCAGGTTGTGATTTGGATTATTGCGCCAACGAAGCGCGTAAATTGACAATCAACGCGGTTGCCAGCAATTCATTTGGTTTTGGTGGCACAAATGGCACATTGGTATTCAAACGTTTTGATGATTGA
- the acpP gene encoding acyl carrier protein, translating into MMSIEQQVKDIVAEQLGVSIDEVKNESSFQDDLGADSLDTVELVMALEEAFGCEIPDEDAEKITTVQAAIDYVNAKQA; encoded by the coding sequence ATTATGTCAATTGAACAACAAGTTAAAGATATCGTCGCTGAACAATTGGGCGTTTCTATTGATGAAGTAAAAAACGAATCTTCTTTCCAAGATGATTTGGGCGCAGATTCTTTGGATACCGTAGAATTGGTAATGGCTTTGGAAGAAGCATTCGGTTGCGAAATCCCTGACGAAGATGCAGAAAAAATCACAACTGTTCAAGCTGCGATTGATTATGTAAACGCTAAACAAGCCTAA
- a CDS encoding oxidative damage protection protein: MTRMVNCIKLGKEAVGLKFPPLPNELGKRIFENVSQEAWDAWKRHQTMLINENRLSLADPRAREYLAQQMENYFFGEGADQVQGYVPK, encoded by the coding sequence ATGACTCGCATGGTCAATTGCATCAAATTGGGCAAAGAAGCTGTTGGATTAAAATTTCCACCGCTACCGAATGAATTAGGCAAACGCATTTTTGAAAACGTATCGCAAGAAGCGTGGGACGCATGGAAACGCCATCAAACCATGCTCATTAATGAAAACCGTTTGTCATTGGCCGACCCACGCGCACGCGAATATTTGGCACAACAAATGGAAAATTATTTCTTCGGCGAAGGTGCAGATCAAGTGCAAGGTTATGTACCAAAATAA
- a CDS encoding SDR family NAD(P)-dependent oxidoreductase yields MAILITGASSGFGAAMATAFVQAGYLVIGTARRTEKLADLHAKLGDRFQPITMDMTSKDDIQAALAHIQTLPEYFREIDCLINNAGLALGLDRADQADFTDWETMIQTNIIGLTYLTRQILPKMVENKRGYIINMGSIAGNYPYAGSNVYGATKAYVRQFSLNLRADLHGTGVRVTNIEPGLVEGSEFSNVRFKGDDKRAAQLYEYANALTSEDIAQTALWLYQRPAHMNVNTIELMPTTQSWAGMQVYKDTPPPPPPVVEPKPADFAPQPAPQEESGFFSKITSLFK; encoded by the coding sequence ATGGCAATTTTAATCACGGGTGCATCATCAGGTTTTGGTGCAGCAATGGCAACAGCTTTTGTACAAGCGGGTTATTTGGTAATTGGCACGGCACGGCGTACCGAAAAATTGGCAGATTTACACGCCAAACTCGGCGATCGTTTTCAGCCCATTACCATGGATATGACCAGTAAAGATGACATTCAAGCTGCCTTAGCCCACATTCAAACGCTGCCCGAATATTTCCGCGAAATTGATTGTTTGATTAATAACGCAGGTTTGGCATTGGGTTTAGACCGCGCAGACCAAGCCGATTTTACCGATTGGGAAACCATGATTCAGACCAATATTATTGGTTTAACTTATCTAACACGCCAAATTTTGCCCAAAATGGTGGAAAACAAACGTGGTTACATCATTAATATGGGTTCTATCGCGGGTAATTATCCCTATGCAGGCAGCAATGTATACGGCGCAACCAAAGCCTATGTTCGTCAATTCAGTTTGAATTTACGCGCCGATTTGCATGGCACAGGTGTACGCGTAACCAATATTGAACCAGGATTGGTTGAGGGTTCAGAATTCTCCAATGTGCGCTTCAAAGGCGACGATAAACGCGCCGCCCAATTATATGAGTACGCCAACGCACTCACCAGCGAAGACATCGCTCAAACTGCGTTGTGGCTCTACCAACGCCCAGCACACATGAACGTCAACACCATTGAATTAATGCCAACCACACAATCTTGGGCAGGTATGCAAGTGTACAAAGACACACCACCTCCGCCACCACCAGTTGTTGAACCCAAACCCGCCGATTTTGCTCCCCAACCTGCACCACAAGAGGAATCAGGGTTCTTCAGCAAAATCACATCATTATTTAAATAA
- a CDS encoding c-type cytochrome produces MNKITLLILTALLAACSSGAGGEQGGAKGNISDSRTTAFKSFMPTFSDMRKMANGDMAFEPEAFKAKAAQFAKEAREPFEYFQNDPNGNGDALPVIWQKPAEFKAQQDKFFAAVDKLNTVAQTGKLDDIKVAVGDVGANCKACHESFRVAK; encoded by the coding sequence ATGAACAAAATCACTTTACTTATTCTGACAGCTTTATTGGCGGCGTGTTCTTCGGGAGCAGGCGGCGAGCAGGGGGGCGCAAAAGGCAATATTTCCGATAGCCGTACCACTGCATTCAAATCATTTATGCCCACTTTTTCCGATATGCGAAAAATGGCAAATGGCGACATGGCTTTTGAACCCGAAGCGTTTAAAGCCAAAGCCGCACAATTTGCCAAAGAAGCGCGTGAACCATTTGAATATTTTCAAAATGACCCAAATGGTAATGGCGATGCGTTGCCTGTGATTTGGCAAAAACCTGCTGAATTTAAAGCACAACAAGACAAATTTTTTGCGGCAGTGGATAAATTAAACACAGTTGCGCAAACGGGCAAATTAGATGACATTAAGGTAGCTGTGGGTGATGTGGGCGCAAATTGTAAAGCGTGCCATGAATCATTTCGTGTTGCTAAGTAA
- a CDS encoding DUF4149 domain-containing protein, translating to MKRVAALLMSVWLGVQIGVGYVVAPILFANLEKMQAGQLAGELFHIVHYLGLFAWGWAFMAVGRTSAWEHGSANKHTRKWIGLLLVLILISEFLFAPTIAALKNNQTPFLVNWFGGTFQTWHGVSSITYLLETVLGLGILVKLLRLSD from the coding sequence ATGAAACGAGTAGCTGCGTTATTAATGAGCGTGTGGTTGGGAGTACAAATTGGCGTGGGTTATGTGGTTGCGCCGATTTTATTTGCAAATTTGGAAAAAATGCAAGCTGGGCAATTGGCTGGTGAATTATTCCATATTGTTCATTATTTAGGATTATTTGCTTGGGGTTGGGCGTTTATGGCTGTTGGACGCACTTCAGCATGGGAACATGGCAGCGCAAACAAACACACCCGCAAATGGATTGGTCTTTTATTAGTTTTGATATTAATAAGTGAATTTTTATTCGCCCCCACCATCGCTGCGCTGAAAAATAACCAAACACCATTTTTGGTCAACTGGTTTGGCGGCACATTCCAAACGTGGCACGGTGTCTCCAGCATCACTTATTTACTGGAAACGGTGTTGGGTTTGGGCATTTTGGTCAAATTATTGCGCTTATCCGATTGA
- the nusB gene encoding transcription antitermination factor NusB, which yields MTEKKLHKSPRRRAREFVVQALYQAALNQKPAPEIANFLREHTDFKRADAELFDALFFGTNANQRAYMMLIRPHLDRDEKLINPIERAILLMATHELKTMPETPHAVVINEAIEVTKTFGGTDSHKFVNSILDKLAVEIRENLQAEQAESSDDSNA from the coding sequence ATGACTGAAAAAAAATTACACAAATCACCACGTCGCCGTGCGCGTGAATTTGTGGTGCAAGCCTTGTATCAAGCAGCTTTAAATCAAAAACCTGCGCCCGAAATCGCCAATTTTTTGCGCGAACACACCGATTTTAAACGCGCCGATGCCGAATTATTTGACGCGTTGTTTTTTGGTACAAATGCCAATCAACGTGCTTATATGATGTTGATTCGTCCGCATTTGGATCGCGATGAAAAGCTGATTAATCCGATTGAACGCGCCATTTTGTTGATGGCAACCCACGAATTAAAGACCATGCCCGAAACACCACATGCAGTCGTTATTAATGAAGCCATTGAAGTTACTAAGACTTTTGGCGGCACCGACAGCCACAAATTTGTCAACAGTATTTTGGACAAATTAGCGGTGGAAATTCGCGAAAATTTGCAAGCAGAACAAGCCGAATCATCTGATGATTCAAACGCCTAA
- the ribH gene encoding 6,7-dimethyl-8-ribityllumazine synthase: MKTITPNLNGQNLKIGIVQARFTNEIGSAMVEVARQKLISMGVADNDITLVTVAGALEVPLALQQLALSEEFDALIAFGAVIRGETYHFELVANESGAGVSRVGLDFNIPIANAILTTENDEQAHARIQEKATDAAVVAVEMANLLRTLI, from the coding sequence ATGAAAACCATCACACCCAATTTAAATGGTCAAAATTTGAAAATCGGCATCGTTCAAGCGCGTTTTACCAACGAAATCGGTAGCGCAATGGTGGAAGTAGCGCGTCAAAAACTCATCTCCATGGGCGTAGCGGACAACGACATCACATTGGTTACGGTGGCTGGTGCATTAGAAGTGCCTTTGGCATTGCAACAACTGGCACTCAGCGAAGAATTTGACGCATTGATTGCATTTGGCGCGGTGATTCGTGGCGAAACATATCATTTTGAATTGGTTGCAAATGAATCTGGTGCTGGCGTGTCGCGCGTTGGCTTGGATTTCAATATCCCCATCGCCAACGCCATTTTGACCACCGAAAATGATGAACAAGCACATGCTCGCATTCAAGAAAAAGCCACTGATGCTGCTGTGGTTGCTGTGGAAATGGCAAATTTATTGCGTACTTTAATCTAA
- a CDS encoding DUF2185 domain-containing protein, which produces MNPFAQALCAAMEFAIVSRQVSDDGEPVGFLYREAAAFEQDSGWRIFSGAEDDDFADNTDNFDTVLLSEILNANPEIAPLMHEAEGAWEWNDETEQFVVVADWQPQD; this is translated from the coding sequence ATGAATCCTTTTGCACAAGCCCTTTGCGCTGCCATGGAATTTGCCATTGTAAGCCGCCAAGTCTCTGATGATGGTGAACCCGTTGGCTTTTTGTATCGCGAAGCAGCAGCGTTTGAACAAGACAGCGGTTGGCGCATTTTCAGTGGCGCAGAAGACGATGATTTTGCTGATAATACTGATAATTTTGATACAGTATTATTAAGCGAAATCCTAAACGCCAATCCCGAAATCGCCCCCTTAATGCATGAAGCCGAAGGCGCGTGGGAATGGAACGACGAAACCGAACAATTTGTCGTTGTTGCTGACTGGCAACCCCAAGATTAA
- the rpsO gene encoding 30S ribosomal protein S15, whose product MALTVEQKAQIVKDFQRKEGDTGSSEVQIALLTFRINDLTPHFKANPKDVHSRRGLLKMVSARRRLLAYLRRTDAEAYRNVITRLGLRK is encoded by the coding sequence ATGGCTCTGACCGTAGAACAAAAAGCGCAAATCGTTAAGGATTTCCAACGTAAAGAAGGCGATACTGGCTCTTCTGAAGTGCAAATTGCATTATTAACTTTCCGTATCAATGACTTGACACCACATTTTAAAGCAAACCCAAAAGACGTACACAGTCGTCGTGGTTTATTGAAAATGGTGAGTGCGCGTCGTCGTTTGTTGGCGTATTTGCGCCGCACTGATGCAGAAGCTTATCGTAATGTGATTACACGTTTGGGTCTGCGTAAATAA